A window of the Oscillospiraceae bacterium NTUH-002-81 genome harbors these coding sequences:
- a CDS encoding amino acid-binding protein — MLKQISVFVENVAGSLMKVTKELVAEGINLRAISSFDTPEFGILRLIVDRPEETAQLLKDKGFFVQTKDVIAVEIEDRSGRLNQMLEVLAEGNISINYIYSFVIREDQAPVMVFQTEYLEEAVQILKNHGINVID; from the coding sequence ATGTTAAAACAGATTTCTGTATTTGTAGAAAACGTGGCAGGCAGCCTGATGAAGGTGACAAAAGAACTGGTGGCAGAAGGGATCAATCTCCGGGCCATTTCTTCCTTTGATACGCCGGAGTTCGGTATCCTGCGTCTCATCGTAGACCGGCCGGAGGAGACCGCGCAGCTGTTGAAGGACAAAGGCTTTTTCGTCCAGACGAAGGACGTCATCGCCGTGGAGATCGAAGACCGGAGCGGCAGACTGAACCAGATGCTGGAGGTGCTGGCCGAGGGCAACATCAGCATCAACTACATCTATTCCTTTGTAATCCGGGAAGATCAGGCGCCGGTGATGGTATTCCAGACCGAGTACCTGGAGGAAGCCGTGCAGATCCTGAAAAATCACGGCATCAACGTTATTGATTAG
- the gatC gene encoding Asp-tRNA(Asn)/Glu-tRNA(Gln) amidotransferase subunit GatC yields the protein MANIISDETIEYVGILAKLELSGEEKEAAKKDMARMLDYIDRLNELDTTGVEPMSHVFPVNNVFREDVVMNGDDSEDMLKNAPAVKDGSYKVPKTVE from the coding sequence ATGGCAAATATCATCAGCGATGAAACCATAGAGTATGTAGGCATTCTGGCCAAGCTGGAGCTTTCCGGGGAAGAGAAGGAAGCGGCCAAGAAGGACATGGCGCGGATGCTGGATTATATTGACCGGTTAAATGAACTGGACACCACCGGCGTAGAACCCATGTCTCACGTATTTCCGGTGAACAACGTGTTCCGGGAGGACGTGGTCATGAACGGCGATGACAGCGAGGATATGCTGAAAAACGCACCGGCAGTGAAGGACGGAAGCTACAAGGTTCCGAAAACAGTAGAATAG
- a CDS encoding LL-diaminopimelate aminotransferase: MFKVNENYLKLPGSYLFSTVGRKQREYEAAHPDKKVIRLSIGDVTQPLAPVIIDALHKAVDEMGVKETFHGYAPDLGYEFLRNAIAKNDYADRGCDIAADEIFVSDGAKCDSGNIQEIFSLDNKIAVCDPVYPVYVDTNVMAGRAGDYNPKTERYSNVIYMPCVADNNFAPELPKETPDIIYLCFPNNPTGSTITKDQLQEWVDYANRVGAVIIYDAAYEAYISEDNVPHTIYECEGARTCAIELKSFSKNAGFTGTRLGYSVVPKDLKSDGVSLHSLWARRHGTKYNGAPYIIQRAGEAVYSDEGKAQLKQQVAYYMNNAKVIYEGLKDAGYTVSGGVNAPYIWLKTPDHMTSWEFFDYLLNNASVVGTPGSGFGPSGEGYFRLTAFGTYENTVEAINRIKAL, encoded by the coding sequence ATGTTCAAGGTAAATGAGAATTATCTGAAATTGCCCGGCAGCTACCTTTTTTCCACTGTCGGCAGAAAACAAAGAGAGTATGAAGCTGCCCACCCGGATAAAAAAGTCATCCGTCTGAGCATCGGCGACGTGACCCAGCCGCTGGCACCGGTGATCATTGATGCCCTGCACAAGGCAGTGGATGAGATGGGGGTCAAAGAGACCTTCCACGGCTATGCACCGGATCTGGGCTATGAGTTTCTGAGAAATGCCATCGCCAAGAATGATTATGCCGACAGAGGCTGTGATATCGCGGCGGATGAGATCTTCGTATCTGACGGTGCAAAATGCGATTCCGGCAACATTCAGGAGATTTTCAGCCTGGACAATAAGATCGCTGTGTGCGATCCGGTTTATCCGGTGTATGTGGACACCAACGTGATGGCCGGAAGAGCAGGCGATTACAACCCGAAGACCGAGCGCTACAGCAATGTGATCTACATGCCCTGTGTGGCAGACAATAACTTTGCACCGGAGCTGCCCAAGGAGACCCCGGACATCATTTACCTGTGCTTCCCCAACAACCCCACCGGTTCCACCATCACCAAGGATCAGCTGCAGGAGTGGGTGGACTATGCCAACCGGGTAGGCGCTGTCATCATTTATGATGCGGCTTATGAGGCGTACATTTCCGAGGACAATGTTCCCCACACCATCTATGAGTGCGAGGGCGCCAGAACCTGTGCCATCGAGCTGAAAAGCTTTTCCAAAAATGCAGGCTTTACCGGTACCCGTCTGGGTTACAGCGTTGTGCCCAAGGATCTCAAGAGCGACGGCGTATCCCTGCATTCTCTGTGGGCACGCCGCCACGGTACCAAGTACAACGGCGCACCGTATATCATCCAGAGAGCCGGAGAGGCAGTGTACTCTGATGAGGGCAAGGCCCAGTTAAAACAGCAGGTGGCTTACTACATGAACAATGCAAAGGTTATCTATGAGGGATTGAAGGACGCTGGCTACACCGTGTCCGGCGGCGTCAATGCGCCTTACATCTGGCTGAAAACCCCGGATCATATGACATCCTGGGAGTTCTTTGATTATCTGCTGAACAATGCATCTGTGGTAGGCACCCCGGGATCCGGCTTTGGCCCCAGCGGCGAAGGCTACTTCCGTCTGACCGCCTTCGGCACCTATGAGAACACCGTAGAGGCCATCAACCGGATCAAGGCACTGTAA
- the asnA gene encoding aspartate--ammonia ligase: MEHLQIPAGYHSELNLHDTQAAIKTVKDFFQQTLAEQLNLLRVTAPLFVTPESGLNDNLNGVERPVSFGVLEQDDRIIEVVHSLAKWKRYALKQYGFAMGEGLYTDMNAIRRDETTDNIHSIYVDQWDWEKIIAKEDRNVETLKDTVRKIYKTLKKTEKYMAIRYDYIEEILPKDIFFITTQELEDLYPGLSSKEKEYRITKDKGAVFLMQIGDKISTGEPHDGRAPDYDDWSLNGDILVYYPVLDIALELSSMGIRVDEDALLRQLDAAGCPDRAKLPFQKAILDQQLPYTIGGGIGQSRICMFFLRKAHIGEIQVSVWPDEIREEAKAHGVCLL; encoded by the coding sequence ATGGAACATTTACAGATTCCTGCCGGTTATCACTCGGAACTGAACCTCCACGATACCCAGGCAGCCATCAAGACCGTCAAAGACTTTTTTCAGCAGACGCTGGCGGAACAGCTGAACCTGCTGCGTGTGACTGCCCCGCTCTTCGTGACGCCCGAGTCCGGCCTGAACGATAACTTAAACGGCGTGGAGCGCCCGGTTTCCTTCGGCGTGCTGGAACAGGACGACCGGATCATCGAAGTGGTGCACTCTCTCGCCAAATGGAAACGCTACGCCCTGAAGCAATACGGCTTTGCCATGGGCGAAGGCCTGTACACCGACATGAACGCCATCCGCCGGGATGAGACCACCGACAACATCCACTCCATCTACGTGGATCAGTGGGACTGGGAGAAGATCATCGCCAAGGAAGACCGGAACGTAGAGACGTTAAAAGACACGGTGCGCAAGATTTACAAAACACTGAAAAAAACAGAGAAATACATGGCCATCCGCTATGATTACATCGAAGAAATCCTGCCCAAGGATATTTTCTTCATCACCACCCAGGAGCTGGAGGATCTATATCCCGGCCTTTCCAGCAAGGAAAAGGAATACCGGATCACAAAAGACAAGGGCGCTGTCTTCCTCATGCAGATCGGCGACAAGATCTCCACAGGAGAGCCCCACGATGGCCGCGCCCCGGACTACGATGACTGGAGCTTAAACGGTGATATTCTTGTCTACTATCCGGTGCTGGACATTGCCCTGGAGCTGTCCTCCATGGGCATCCGTGTGGATGAAGACGCCCTGCTGCGCCAGCTGGACGCTGCAGGCTGCCCGGATCGTGCAAAACTTCCTTTCCAGAAAGCCATTCTGGATCAGCAGCTGCCCTACACCATCGGCGGCGGCATCGGCCAGTCCCGGATCTGCATGTTCTTCCTGCGCAAAGCCCACATCGGCGAGATCCAGGTGTCCGTATGGCCCGATGAGATCCGCGAGGAGGCAAAGGCACACGGCGTGTGCCTGCTGTAA
- the aspS gene encoding aspartate--tRNA(Asn) ligase: MEFIKGVKEKDLLEISDVCEGAYEGQDIRMNGSVHTIRDMGDVAFVVLRKRDGLVQCVFEEGVTAFDLKALKEASAVEVCGTVKKEERAPHGFEIRLKEIKVLSEPAAPLPLAISKWKLNTSLEAKLNMRSISLRNVRERARFRIQEGVVRGFREFLYSQGFTEIHTPKIGAKGAEGGANLFRLEYFHRPAVLEQSPQFYKQMMVGVFDRVFETGPVFRAEKHNTKRHLNEYTSMDFEMGYIDSFEDIMAMETGFLQYMLALLQKDYATELKMLNITLPSAEAIPQVRFDEAKRLVSEKYDRKIRNPYDLEPEEEQLIGRYFKEEYDADFVFVTHYPSKKRPFYAMDDPADPKFTLSFDLLFHGLEITTGGQRIHDYHQLLDKIEARGMTTEGMEHYLDTFKYGMPPHGGLGIGMERLTMQILGEENVREACLFPRDLSRLEP, encoded by the coding sequence ATGGAATTTATCAAAGGTGTGAAGGAAAAAGATCTGCTGGAGATCAGCGATGTGTGTGAAGGCGCTTACGAAGGACAGGATATCCGCATGAACGGCAGTGTCCACACGATCCGTGACATGGGCGATGTGGCATTCGTTGTCTTAAGAAAAAGAGACGGCCTGGTGCAGTGTGTATTCGAGGAAGGCGTCACCGCTTTTGATCTGAAAGCCCTGAAAGAGGCTTCTGCCGTGGAGGTGTGCGGCACCGTGAAAAAAGAGGAGCGTGCGCCCCACGGATTTGAGATCCGGTTAAAAGAGATCAAAGTGCTGTCAGAGCCAGCAGCGCCGCTGCCGCTGGCCATTTCCAAATGGAAGCTCAATACTTCCCTGGAGGCCAAGCTGAACATGCGGTCCATCTCCCTTCGAAATGTGCGGGAGCGGGCAAGATTCCGCATCCAGGAGGGCGTGGTGAGAGGCTTCCGGGAGTTCCTTTACAGCCAGGGCTTCACCGAGATCCACACACCGAAGATCGGCGCCAAGGGCGCAGAGGGCGGCGCAAACCTGTTCCGTCTGGAGTATTTCCACCGTCCGGCTGTGCTGGAGCAGAGCCCGCAGTTCTACAAGCAGATGATGGTGGGCGTGTTTGACCGGGTATTTGAGACCGGCCCCGTTTTCCGGGCAGAGAAGCACAACACCAAGCGCCACCTGAACGAGTACACCAGCATGGACTTTGAGATGGGCTACATCGACAGCTTCGAGGACATCATGGCCATGGAAACCGGATTTTTACAGTATATGCTGGCACTGCTGCAGAAGGATTACGCCACAGAGCTGAAAATGCTGAACATCACCCTACCGTCGGCAGAGGCGATCCCCCAGGTGCGGTTCGATGAGGCAAAACGGCTCGTATCGGAAAAATATGACCGGAAGATCCGCAACCCCTACGATCTGGAACCGGAGGAGGAGCAGCTTATCGGCCGTTATTTCAAGGAAGAGTACGACGCGGATTTCGTATTTGTCACCCATTACCCGTCCAAGAAGCGTCCGTTCTATGCCATGGACGATCCGGCAGATCCGAAGTTTACGTTAAGCTTTGACCTGCTGTTCCACGGTCTGGAGATCACCACCGGCGGTCAGCGGATCCACGATTATCACCAGCTGCTGGATAAGATCGAAGCCCGGGGCATGACCACAGAGGGCATGGAGCATTATCTGGATACGTTTAAATACGGGATGCCGCCCCACGGCGGTCTGGGCATCGGCATGGAGCGTCTGACCATGCAGATCCTGGGCGAGGAAAACGTCCGTGAAGCTTGTCTGTTCCCGAGAGACCTGTCCCGGCTGGAGCCTTAA
- a CDS encoding M15 family metallopeptidase, protein MVATKKGTLSDSDTNGSQQTDKTKNFAAGAADALGKVQEPLTVKEEDDMAPVFTSEEIPDEVFARMAGKSYKEDCTVPREDLRYLRISCVGADGSAYIGQMVAAADLAEDLLDIFRQLYEAGYPIERMQLIDDYDASDQASMEANNTTCFNFRQIAGSTKLSNHSLGRAVDINPLYNPYVKKTANGIIYDPPVAEAYADRDKDFPYKIDHDDLCYQLFTAHGFTWGGDWNSVKDYQHFEK, encoded by the coding sequence GTGGTAGCGACGAAAAAGGGAACGCTGTCTGATTCAGATACCAATGGCAGCCAGCAGACCGATAAAACGAAGAATTTCGCGGCAGGCGCTGCGGATGCCCTCGGGAAAGTACAGGAACCGTTGACCGTAAAGGAGGAGGACGATATGGCGCCTGTATTTACCAGTGAGGAGATCCCCGACGAAGTCTTTGCCCGGATGGCCGGAAAATCTTACAAAGAAGACTGCACCGTTCCCCGGGAGGATCTGCGCTATCTGCGGATCAGCTGCGTGGGCGCGGACGGCAGCGCCTATATAGGACAGATGGTGGCAGCAGCCGATCTGGCAGAAGATCTGCTGGACATTTTCCGGCAGCTCTATGAGGCCGGATACCCCATCGAGCGGATGCAGCTCATCGACGACTACGACGCCAGCGATCAGGCGTCCATGGAAGCCAACAACACCACCTGCTTCAATTTCCGCCAGATCGCGGGAAGCACCAAGCTGTCCAACCACAGTCTGGGCCGGGCAGTGGACATCAATCCGCTGTACAATCCCTATGTGAAAAAGACGGCAAACGGCATCATTTACGACCCGCCGGTGGCAGAAGCCTATGCCGACCGTGACAAAGATTTTCCGTACAAGATCGACCATGACGACCTGTGCTATCAGCTGTTTACCGCCCACGGATTCACCTGGGGCGGCGACTGGAACAGCGTCAAAGACTATCAGCATTTTGAAAAATAA
- a CDS encoding DUF3221 domain-containing protein: MKKYGLIIGFTFLMGVLAGCAGTGSTTQDQAKTDAAHEVEAQDGADGVQTQDAAGAGDAVTLPDLTEQRPVAYPPCVRVDGVVYQDTGFVSSMPGCGNMDGEITSQVDGTKLPDQDDQSNFGTGYAYQRGGDGLLLVKMDERMEIFRDMDSTDSSIPPQVLHFTAEVKAVNEGSLLVTYISTAEGFSPLSEGEYTASTDNLLDEVQVGDQVEIWCDGNILETYPAQLGLVYRIAIIG; this comes from the coding sequence ATGAAAAAATACGGACTTATCATAGGCTTCACATTTCTGATGGGGGTGCTGGCAGGTTGTGCCGGCACAGGAAGTACCACGCAGGATCAGGCAAAAACGGATGCGGCCCATGAGGTGGAGGCGCAGGATGGCGCAGACGGTGTACAGACCCAGGATGCGGCCGGCGCAGGGGACGCGGTGACGCTGCCGGATCTGACGGAGCAGCGGCCGGTGGCTTATCCGCCTTGCGTGCGGGTGGACGGCGTGGTTTATCAGGATACGGGCTTTGTGAGCTCCATGCCGGGCTGCGGCAACATGGACGGGGAGATCACCTCCCAAGTGGACGGCACGAAGCTGCCAGACCAGGACGATCAGTCCAACTTTGGCACGGGCTATGCCTATCAGAGAGGCGGTGACGGCCTGCTTCTGGTGAAAATGGACGAAAGAATGGAAATTTTCCGGGATATGGATTCCACAGACAGCAGTATCCCGCCGCAGGTACTGCATTTTACCGCAGAGGTCAAAGCAGTGAACGAAGGCTCTCTTCTGGTGACCTACATTTCCACAGCAGAGGGTTTTTCGCCTCTGTCGGAGGGAGAATACACGGCGTCCACAGACAATCTGCTGGATGAGGTGCAGGTGGGCGATCAGGTGGAAATCTGGTGCGACGGAAACATTCTGGAAACCTATCCTGCACAGCTGGGACTGGTGTATCGGATCGCGATCATCGGTTAG
- the gatB gene encoding Asp-tRNA(Asn)/Glu-tRNA(Gln) amidotransferase subunit GatB, protein MRKQYETVIGLEVHVELATKTKIFCACSTAFGGAPNTHTCPVCTGMPGSLPVLNKKVVEYAIAVGLATNCTINQYCKFDRKNYFYPDNPQNYQISQLYLPICINGGVEIETAGGKKTIGIHEIHMEEDAGKLIHDEWEDCSLVDFNRSGVPLIEIVSEPDMRSADEVIAYLEKLRLIIQYLGASDCKLQEGSMRADVNLSVREVGAEKFGTRTEMKNLNSFKAIAHAIDGERARQIELLEEGKAVIQETRRWDDNKEYSYAMRSKEDAQDYRYFPEPDLVPIVISDAWLEEIRSRQPELRTEKLARYKEEFDIPEYDAKILTESKHMADLFEETTAICGKPKKVSNWLMVETMRLMKEHEMEPEELDFAPVHLAKLIDLVDAGTINGTVAKEVFKKIFTEDVDPETYVEEKGLKTVNDEGALRATIQEIVAANPKSVEDYHNGKEKALGFLVGQTMKAMKGKANPGMINQILKELL, encoded by the coding sequence ATGAGAAAACAATATGAGACCGTCATTGGACTGGAAGTCCATGTAGAACTGGCCACAAAGACAAAGATTTTCTGCGCCTGCAGTACCGCATTCGGCGGCGCGCCCAACACCCACACCTGTCCGGTGTGCACCGGCATGCCCGGATCCCTTCCCGTATTAAATAAGAAGGTTGTGGAATATGCCATTGCCGTGGGGCTGGCAACGAACTGTACCATCAACCAGTATTGTAAATTTGACCGGAAGAACTATTTTTATCCGGATAACCCGCAGAACTACCAGATTTCCCAGCTCTATCTGCCCATCTGCATCAACGGCGGTGTGGAGATTGAGACCGCCGGGGGCAAGAAAACCATCGGCATTCACGAGATCCATATGGAGGAGGATGCGGGCAAGCTCATCCACGACGAGTGGGAGGACTGCTCCCTGGTGGACTTCAACCGCTCCGGCGTGCCGCTGATCGAGATCGTATCCGAGCCGGATATGCGTTCTGCGGACGAGGTTATCGCCTATCTGGAAAAGCTGCGGCTCATCATCCAGTATCTGGGCGCTTCGGACTGCAAGCTCCAGGAGGGTTCCATGCGTGCCGACGTCAACCTGTCTGTCCGGGAGGTTGGCGCAGAGAAGTTCGGTACGAGAACCGAGATGAAGAACCTGAACTCCTTCAAGGCCATTGCCCACGCCATCGACGGCGAGCGGGCACGGCAGATCGAGCTTCTGGAAGAGGGGAAGGCGGTCATCCAGGAGACGAGACGGTGGGACGACAACAAGGAATACTCCTATGCCATGCGTTCCAAGGAGGACGCCCAGGACTACCGGTATTTCCCGGAGCCGGATCTGGTGCCCATCGTCATCAGCGACGCCTGGCTGGAGGAGATCCGTTCCCGGCAGCCGGAGCTTCGTACCGAGAAGCTGGCCCGGTATAAGGAGGAATTTGACATTCCCGAATACGATGCAAAAATCCTGACGGAATCCAAGCATATGGCTGACCTGTTCGAGGAGACGACGGCCATCTGCGGCAAGCCCAAGAAGGTGTCCAACTGGCTCATGGTGGAGACCATGCGGCTTATGAAGGAGCACGAGATGGAGCCGGAGGAGCTGGATTTTGCACCGGTGCATCTGGCAAAGCTCATCGACCTGGTGGATGCGGGCACCATCAACGGCACCGTAGCCAAGGAAGTGTTCAAGAAGATTTTCACAGAGGATGTGGATCCGGAAACATATGTGGAAGAAAAAGGTCTGAAGACCGTCAACGATGAGGGCGCCCTGCGGGCCACCATCCAGGAAATCGTGGCGGCCAACCCCAAGTCCGTGGAGGATTACCACAACGGCAAGGAGAAGGCGCTGGGCTTCCTGGTGGGCCAGACCATGAAGGCCATGAAGGGAAAAGCAAATCCCGGCATGATCAACCAGATTTTAAAAGAATTGCTGTAG
- a CDS encoding NAD(P)-dependent oxidoreductase produces MIKIAMFNAARSEDEYLDICEKKYPEISFVRIYEKVRVDNAALAKECYAVVVSSAMPPVKEMLEIWRDCGVKYVATRSIGYEYMDVPLIESMGMHAAHTTYSPASVADFAIMLMLMVTRNMKIVERRYEAHDFREAKLPGKELWNMTVGVVGTGAIGEMTAKHLHGFGCRMLAYSRTKRESLDGIVTYTDLDTLLAESDVVTLHMASTPETFHLLNAERLAKMKKGAYLVNTARGNLIDTKALIEALESGHLAGAALDVMENETGIYYTNHMYEPISNHELAILDYMPNVIVTQHMAYYTREAGLDTMENLVKGCLHDYHGEENPWRI; encoded by the coding sequence ATGATCAAGATTGCGATGTTTAATGCAGCCAGATCGGAGGACGAGTATCTGGATATCTGCGAGAAAAAATATCCGGAGATTTCTTTTGTCCGGATTTATGAGAAGGTGCGGGTGGACAATGCGGCTCTGGCGAAGGAATGCTACGCGGTGGTGGTCAGCTCTGCCATGCCGCCGGTGAAGGAAATGCTGGAGATCTGGAGAGATTGCGGTGTCAAATATGTGGCGACCCGCTCCATCGGCTACGAATATATGGATGTGCCGCTGATCGAGAGCATGGGTATGCATGCGGCTCACACCACCTATTCCCCTGCCAGCGTGGCGGATTTTGCCATCATGCTCATGCTGATGGTGACGCGCAATATGAAAATTGTGGAGCGAAGATATGAGGCCCATGATTTCCGGGAGGCGAAGCTGCCGGGCAAGGAGCTGTGGAATATGACCGTGGGTGTTGTCGGCACCGGCGCCATCGGGGAGATGACGGCGAAGCACCTGCACGGCTTTGGCTGCCGGATGCTGGCGTACAGCCGGACGAAGCGGGAGAGCCTGGACGGGATCGTGACGTATACCGATCTGGATACGCTGCTGGCAGAGAGCGATGTGGTGACGCTGCACATGGCCTCCACACCGGAGACGTTCCATCTGCTGAACGCGGAGCGCCTGGCCAAAATGAAAAAAGGCGCCTATCTGGTCAACACGGCCCGGGGCAATCTCATTGACACGAAAGCGCTTATCGAGGCGCTGGAGTCCGGACACCTGGCCGGGGCAGCGCTGGATGTGATGGAAAATGAGACGGGCATTTATTACACGAATCACATGTATGAGCCCATCAGCAATCATGAGCTGGCGATCCTGGATTACATGCCCAATGTCATCGTGACCCAGCACATGGCCTACTATACGAGAGAGGCCGGGCTGGATACGATGGAAAATCTGGTCAAAGGGTGTCTCCACGACTATCATGGAGAAGAAAATCCCTGGAGAATCTGA
- a CDS encoding transglutaminase domain-containing protein: MSADLQKQILITKSALAMLTDIHDFKNRVSFPHSNRTGLAEAQLFGLLAGLDPTVPYYIKTCTPTTTQENGDWNWTFLVDYTSTDAAEIAGRAQTAEQSAAFLARQLFHASMPDYVRLYRACAFLAASVHYENDTAAHPNCNNAYGALIGGAASCQGFSQTLKLLLDMAGVPCQIISGPVLREKGTPASDRYYYDVRTKSTRHYWNLVGIETSAGVRWFHVDVCWDQTEEGTIGFQYFLKDDAFMLRSRKWNRECFSVCNVLPGSNIERMLRGF; this comes from the coding sequence GTGAGTGCTGATCTTCAAAAACAAATTCTGATCACAAAATCTGCGCTTGCGATGCTTACAGATATACATGATTTCAAAAACCGCGTGTCTTTTCCCCACAGCAACCGGACCGGCCTGGCAGAAGCCCAGCTGTTCGGCCTGCTGGCGGGCCTTGATCCGACGGTTCCTTACTATATAAAAACGTGTACCCCCACCACGACCCAGGAAAACGGAGACTGGAACTGGACGTTCCTTGTGGACTACACGTCCACGGACGCTGCCGAGATCGCGGGCCGCGCCCAGACAGCAGAGCAGTCCGCCGCCTTTCTGGCAAGACAGCTGTTCCATGCCTCCATGCCGGACTATGTGCGGCTCTACCGGGCGTGCGCGTTTCTGGCTGCTTCCGTTCATTATGAAAATGACACTGCAGCCCATCCCAACTGCAACAACGCCTATGGCGCCCTCATCGGCGGCGCAGCCAGCTGCCAGGGCTTTTCCCAGACATTAAAGCTTCTGCTGGATATGGCAGGTGTCCCCTGTCAGATCATCTCCGGCCCGGTGCTGCGGGAAAAGGGTACTCCGGCCAGTGACCGATACTATTATGACGTGCGCACCAAGTCCACCCGCCATTACTGGAATCTGGTGGGCATCGAGACGAGTGCCGGCGTCCGCTGGTTCCATGTGGATGTGTGCTGGGATCAGACAGAAGAAGGCACCATCGGCTTCCAGTATTTTCTGAAGGATGATGCCTTTATGCTCCGTTCCCGGAAATGGAACCGGGAATGCTTCTCCGTGTGCAACGTGCTCCCCGGCAGCAACATCGAGCGGATGCTGCGGGGCTTCTGA
- a CDS encoding ANTAR domain-containing protein: MANIIVVFPKIEDAKNIRNLLVRYGFSVSAVCTTGAQAISTADGLDDGIVVCGYRFPDMIYSDLHADLPSHFEMLLVASQKYLSECSNQNIVTVSMPIKVHDLIDTLQMMADAIARRRRKRKAVPRGRSDEERALITQAKELLMERNNLTEEEAHRYIQKCSMDSGTNMVETAQMVLSIMNV, encoded by the coding sequence ATGGCGAATATTATCGTAGTTTTTCCGAAGATCGAGGATGCGAAAAACATCCGGAATCTTCTCGTGCGCTACGGTTTTTCCGTGTCGGCTGTCTGTACAACGGGGGCGCAGGCGATCAGCACGGCGGATGGGCTGGACGATGGTATCGTTGTGTGCGGCTATCGGTTCCCGGACATGATCTATTCGGATCTGCATGCAGACCTGCCTTCTCATTTTGAGATGCTGCTGGTGGCATCGCAGAAATATCTGAGTGAATGTTCCAATCAGAACATCGTGACGGTTTCTATGCCCATCAAGGTACATGACCTCATCGACACGCTGCAGATGATGGCGGACGCCATTGCCAGACGACGGCGGAAACGAAAGGCGGTGCCCAGAGGACGGAGCGACGAAGAACGGGCGCTGATCACCCAGGCCAAGGAGCTGCTCATGGAGCGGAACAACCTGACCGAGGAAGAAGCGCACCGGTACATACAGAAGTGTAGTATGGACAGCGGCACCAACATGGTGGAAACTGCCCAGATGGTATTAAGTATTATGAACGTATGA
- a CDS encoding cold shock domain-containing protein encodes MKGTVKWFNNQKGYGFICDEEGNDVFVHYTGLNMEGFKTLDEGQAVEFDVTNGAKGPQAVNVTKC; translated from the coding sequence ATGAAAGGTACAGTTAAGTGGTTCAACAACCAGAAGGGTTACGGCTTCATCTGTGATGAGGAAGGAAACGATGTATTCGTTCACTACACCGGTCTGAACATGGAAGGCTTCAAGACTCTGGACGAGGGTCAGGCTGTGGAGTTTGATGTAACCAACGGCGCTAAAGGACCTCAGGCAGTTAATGTAACAAAGTGCTAA